The following are from one region of the Candidatus Shapirobacteria bacterium genome:
- a CDS encoding GIY-YIG nuclease family protein, producing MILLKNLPDKPGIYIYRDVNNKIIYVGKAINLKKRVTQYFQRDDALGIKTSALVSQIHSISFKTVESEIEALILESSYIKKYKPKYNSLLTDDRSYIYICITKDEYPKVYSAHKSSLPTNAYIYGPFPDGSAVRSILKTIRRLFPYYGNKNHPKTRCLYCHLHLCPGPNPNKIHYLQNIKNIKKILNGKFKSVGRQLKKDMLLASQNEDYEIAIETRNQLEALTYITTGWHNLSNLFESTNLPEDQTSSAINGLKIVLEPYFPKLRNLNRIECFDISQMGTNHFVGAMAVFEDGKQRFDQYRKFKIYSKVTPDDQFMMKEIVFRRLKHPEWGTPDLIVVDGGKPQVSSCLTLTDTPLFGIAKKLETITIKTPQSWIEINLPKNSNSLKLLQNLRNEAHRFANRYRKELMQKSII from the coding sequence CGATAAGCCCGGAATTTATATCTATCGAGACGTCAATAATAAAATAATCTACGTTGGCAAAGCCATAAATCTCAAAAAACGAGTTACCCAATATTTCCAAAGAGATGACGCTTTGGGCATAAAAACATCTGCCCTGGTTAGCCAAATCCACTCCATTAGCTTCAAAACCGTAGAATCAGAAATCGAAGCTCTGATTTTGGAATCTTCCTATATAAAAAAGTACAAACCAAAGTACAACTCCCTTCTGACCGACGATCGAAGCTATATCTATATTTGCATTACCAAAGATGAATATCCAAAAGTCTACTCGGCCCACAAATCCTCTCTGCCCACCAACGCCTATATCTATGGCCCCTTTCCTGACGGCTCAGCCGTAAGATCAATCCTCAAAACAATCCGCCGTTTGTTTCCTTATTATGGAAACAAAAACCATCCTAAAACCCGGTGTCTCTATTGCCATCTTCATCTCTGTCCTGGGCCAAATCCAAACAAAATTCACTATCTCCAAAACATCAAAAATATCAAAAAGATTCTCAACGGCAAATTCAAATCAGTCGGCAGACAACTAAAAAAAGACATGCTTTTGGCATCCCAAAATGAAGACTATGAAATTGCCATAGAGACAAGAAACCAACTAGAAGCTCTAACATATATTACTACAGGTTGGCACAACCTTTCTAATCTCTTTGAAAGTACAAATTTACCCGAAGACCAAACCAGCAGTGCCATAAATGGTCTGAAAATTGTCCTAGAGCCATATTTTCCCAAACTAAGAAACCTAAATCGGATCGAATGTTTCGATATCTCCCAAATGGGTACAAATCATTTTGTTGGTGCCATGGCTGTTTTTGAAGACGGAAAGCAAAGATTTGACCAGTATCGTAAATTTAAAATCTATTCCAAAGTTACTCCCGACGACCAGTTTATGATGAAAGAAATTGTTTTTCGTCGTCTAAAACACCCCGAATGGGGAACCCCCGACCTAATTGTTGTCGACGGAGGCAAACCGCAAGTCTCTTCCTGTCTCACCCTCACCGATACCCCATTATTTGGAATCGCCAAAAAACTTGAGACGATTACTATCAAGACACCCCAAAGCTGGATTGAAATCAATTTACCAAAAAACTCCAACTCCCTTAAGCTCCTTCAAAACCTACGAAAC